The following are from one region of the Hymenobacter radiodurans genome:
- a CDS encoding prephenate dehydrogenase/arogenate dehydrogenase family protein → MIVTIIGIGLIGGSLALSLKDAGLAMHIIGVDQSFENQTKALSLNLVDEVVDLASGISRADLIVLAVPMDAMLTLLPQVLDSIADHQIVIDVGSTKQKLLTAVAQHPRRARFVAVHPMAGTEYSGPEAAVQGLFQDKAVVICDAEHSDPAAVSRVGAFLSELGCGWCTWAGLPTICTRPTSPISLTSPLLPWHSLS, encoded by the coding sequence ATGATAGTCACCATAATAGGTATTGGTTTAATTGGGGGCTCCTTAGCATTGAGCCTCAAAGATGCTGGCTTGGCTATGCATATCATTGGCGTAGATCAAAGCTTCGAGAACCAAACGAAAGCTCTGAGCTTGAATCTGGTCGATGAGGTAGTCGACCTGGCGTCTGGCATCAGCCGTGCCGACCTCATTGTGCTGGCTGTGCCCATGGATGCCATGCTCACGTTGCTGCCACAGGTTTTGGATTCAATTGCTGACCACCAGATAGTTATCGATGTAGGATCGACCAAGCAAAAGCTGCTGACAGCCGTTGCGCAGCACCCGCGTCGGGCCCGTTTTGTGGCGGTGCACCCCATGGCCGGTACCGAGTATTCGGGGCCCGAGGCGGCGGTCCAGGGCTTGTTTCAAGACAAGGCCGTCGTAATCTGCGACGCGGAGCACAGCGACCCGGCCGCCGTAAGTCGGGTGGGGGCATTTTTGAGCGAATTGGGATGCGGCTGGTGTACATGGGCGGGGCTGCCCACGATCTGCACACGGCCTACATCTCCCATATCTCTCACATCACCTCTTTTGCCCTGGCACTCACTGTCTTAA
- a CDS encoding pyridoxal phosphate-dependent aminotransferase: MNISTADRLQHTGEYYFSQKLREIEAMNQAGAAVINLGIGSPDLPPHPSVIETLSTTAEQPNTHAYQGYQGSPALRQAMAEWYQRAYRVELNPANEILPLLGSKEGIMHISMTFLQAGDEVLIPNPGYPAYRAAAQLSGAKPVDYDLTAATNWQPDLDALAQRDLSRVKLMWLNYPHMPTGAPADMEFLARLVSFAQQHNILLVHDNPYSFILNDNPQSLLAVPGAREVALELNSLSKSHNMAGWRVGMLVGRAEWLQQVLRFKSNLDSGMFLPVQRGAIVALGLGADWFEQLNATYRARREQVFNLLTTIGCQFDRQQTGLFVWGAIPAGYADGYALSDELLHQAKVFITPGGIFGSNGNDFIRVSLCQPESVLTAALERIVTARKATPVSR, encoded by the coding sequence ATGAACATCTCCACCGCCGACCGCCTTCAGCATACGGGCGAGTACTATTTCTCCCAGAAGCTGCGCGAAATTGAGGCCATGAATCAGGCGGGTGCCGCCGTCATCAACCTAGGTATTGGCAGCCCCGATTTGCCGCCGCACCCCAGCGTAATTGAGACCTTGAGCACCACGGCCGAGCAGCCGAATACCCACGCCTACCAAGGCTACCAGGGTAGCCCGGCTCTGCGGCAGGCTATGGCTGAGTGGTACCAGCGGGCGTATCGGGTGGAGCTAAACCCAGCTAATGAAATCCTGCCCTTGCTGGGCTCAAAAGAGGGTATTATGCACATCAGCATGACGTTTTTGCAAGCCGGCGACGAGGTTCTGATTCCCAATCCGGGCTACCCCGCGTACCGCGCCGCCGCCCAGCTCAGCGGCGCCAAGCCCGTCGACTACGATCTGACGGCTGCCACCAACTGGCAGCCCGACCTCGACGCCCTGGCCCAGCGCGACCTGAGTCGGGTGAAGCTCATGTGGCTCAACTACCCGCACATGCCCACCGGTGCCCCCGCCGATATGGAGTTTCTGGCCCGCCTCGTTTCCTTCGCGCAGCAGCATAATATTCTGCTGGTGCATGACAACCCGTATAGCTTCATTCTCAACGACAACCCGCAGAGTTTGCTGGCTGTGCCGGGCGCGCGCGAAGTGGCGCTAGAGTTGAATTCGCTGAGCAAATCGCACAATATGGCCGGCTGGCGCGTGGGTATGCTGGTGGGCCGGGCCGAGTGGCTGCAACAGGTGCTGCGCTTCAAAAGCAACCTCGACTCGGGCATGTTTCTGCCGGTGCAGCGCGGCGCTATTGTCGCGCTGGGGCTGGGCGCAGATTGGTTTGAGCAGCTTAACGCCACCTACCGGGCCCGCCGCGAACAAGTGTTTAACCTGCTCACCACCATCGGCTGCCAATTTGATCGGCAGCAGACGGGGTTGTTCGTCTGGGGGGCAATTCCGGCTGGCTACGCGGATGGCTACGCGCTCAGCGACGAGCTGCTGCACCAGGCGAAGGTATTTATCACGCCGGGGGGCATTTTTGGCAGCAACGGCAACGACTTCATTCGGGTGAGCTTGTGCCAGCCGGAAAGCGTGCTGACGGCTGCCTTAGAACGCATTGTTACAGCACGAAAAGCCACACCTGTTTCTCGATAA